A stretch of the Thermus thermophilus genome encodes the following:
- a CDS encoding S-layer homology domain-containing protein has product MKKRLVTLLAGLLTVLSMGFGLAQFSDVPAGHWAKEAVEALAAKGIILGFPDGTYRGNEALTRYQAALIIYRLLQQIEEELKAKGESPTMEALAPEDLEALKNAVQELAAELAALGVRVSALEDSAATKEDIARLEALIAELKAQPMPEPGMDQAALQDLMDRVEAASVAADTALAQAQQLAERLDALAQDVEGVKGDVAALSTQVEANAQAIQALNELAVLLNQDVLALQDRVTALEKLVSGGQELPDLEQFATKEDVAAVQEFAAALRSDLVGLSEKVSKLEEQVAELNKVRYSISGSLSATYGTATNTGINFDIDRLFPGNQVSSGSGQQDYGAGPPYRNRVAQRRGDFDQTFTKGSATLTFGVKVAQPGTSGVNVSEASATLQVPAAFGTSYTSAPTIRLNAASVKGNVDGQAFSVVYSRAVSSFKFNDYLFANDNDPEPANPRQGMVATFSGTKFPLSPEVTVVAGVANNEGASFNAPAALQGGYFGIRTAFKPVEGFSLALNYAENYGNRSALGVDASLALGPVKLSGLFDTSKTWPTGGLRNFFDSTLADWAYYVKGDLSLGPLSLSANYRAIDPAYENGVAGMSSNYHYFYFGVGGNGTAPYAPNNRGFGVQAKLNLGLLEGLEVRGYYENAYDYNGVKLGSAGGYQQQAYGVGATLKLFRGFALNPYWNQLFFSNTAEGDTRGSASLGIVNYNYSDYFYNGQDSRYDYFYNGQDSRYSSSLGVKFIHDAKAESALIPGLDLTLGYQVFADSSGDYSLRDLLAYAAYSFKLGPLSLSPYVRYHAFTDTNPGGPPLYSDPLTLAAGRTTYDYTTLKYGIKVATDPLGIPLKPSLEGVYAARSTDITRGSTSDAQETYWRVGLTLNEFLVPGASVKVGYASYRGQNVVDPAGSFLTRGYGDFSLSATTDHLFTYPGEVQFPWNLTTGAGTGSGGVDGIYVEAKYYGFTVAYLDAVLLDGADNVQSYGRAFKVTYNVNF; this is encoded by the coding sequence ATGAAGAAAAGGCTGGTCACACTACTGGCAGGGCTCTTGACCGTCCTCTCCATGGGGTTCGGTCTGGCCCAGTTCTCCGACGTGCCCGCCGGGCACTGGGCCAAGGAGGCGGTGGAGGCCCTGGCGGCTAAGGGCATCATTCTGGGCTTCCCCGACGGCACCTACCGGGGGAACGAGGCCCTCACCCGCTACCAGGCCGCCCTCATCATCTACCGCCTCCTGCAGCAGATTGAGGAGGAGCTGAAGGCCAAGGGTGAGTCCCCCACCATGGAGGCCCTGGCTCCTGAGGACCTCGAGGCCCTGAAGAACGCCGTGCAGGAGCTCGCCGCCGAGCTCGCCGCCTTGGGCGTTCGGGTCTCGGCCCTGGAGGACAGCGCCGCCACCAAGGAGGACATCGCCCGCCTCGAGGCCCTGATCGCCGAGCTCAAGGCCCAGCCCATGCCTGAGCCCGGCATGGACCAGGCCGCCCTCCAGGACCTCATGGACCGGGTGGAGGCCGCCTCCGTCGCCGCGGACACCGCCCTCGCCCAGGCCCAGCAGCTGGCCGAGCGGCTGGACGCCCTGGCCCAGGACGTGGAGGGCGTGAAGGGCGACGTGGCCGCCCTTTCCACCCAGGTGGAGGCCAACGCCCAGGCCATCCAGGCCCTGAACGAGCTCGCCGTCCTCCTGAACCAGGACGTGCTGGCCCTCCAGGACCGGGTGACCGCCCTGGAGAAGCTGGTCTCCGGCGGCCAGGAGCTCCCCGACCTGGAGCAGTTCGCCACCAAGGAGGACGTGGCCGCCGTCCAGGAGTTCGCCGCCGCCCTGCGCTCCGACCTGGTGGGCCTCTCCGAGAAGGTCTCCAAGCTGGAGGAGCAGGTGGCCGAGCTCAACAAGGTGCGCTACTCCATCTCCGGCAGCCTCTCCGCCACCTACGGCACGGCCACCAACACCGGCATCAACTTTGACATTGACCGCCTCTTCCCCGGCAACCAGGTCTCCTCGGGCTCCGGCCAGCAGGACTACGGTGCTGGTCCGCCTTACCGCAACCGGGTGGCCCAGCGCCGGGGCGACTTTGACCAGACCTTCACCAAGGGCTCCGCCACCCTCACCTTCGGGGTCAAGGTGGCCCAGCCCGGCACGAGCGGGGTGAACGTCTCCGAGGCCAGCGCCACCCTCCAGGTGCCCGCGGCTTTCGGGACCTCTTACACTTCTGCTCCCACCATCCGCCTCAACGCCGCAAGCGTCAAGGGCAACGTGGACGGCCAGGCCTTCAGCGTGGTCTACAGCCGGGCGGTGAGCAGCTTCAAGTTCAACGACTACCTCTTCGCCAATGACAACGACCCCGAGCCGGCTAACCCCCGCCAGGGCATGGTGGCCACCTTCTCCGGCACCAAGTTCCCCCTCTCCCCCGAGGTCACCGTGGTGGCGGGCGTGGCTAACAACGAAGGGGCCTCTTTCAATGCTCCAGCCGCGCTCCAGGGCGGCTACTTCGGCATCCGCACCGCCTTCAAGCCGGTGGAGGGCTTCAGCCTGGCCCTGAACTACGCCGAGAACTACGGCAACCGCTCCGCCCTGGGCGTGGACGCGAGCCTGGCCCTGGGGCCGGTCAAGCTCAGCGGGCTCTTTGACACCTCCAAGACCTGGCCCACGGGCGGCCTGCGGAACTTCTTTGACAGCACCCTCGCCGACTGGGCCTACTACGTCAAGGGCGACCTCAGCCTGGGGCCCCTCTCCCTCTCCGCCAACTACCGGGCCATTGACCCGGCCTACGAGAACGGCGTGGCCGGGATGTCCTCCAACTACCACTACTTCTACTTCGGGGTGGGCGGGAACGGCACTGCCCCCTATGCTCCCAACAACCGGGGCTTTGGCGTGCAGGCCAAGCTTAACTTGGGCCTTCTGGAGGGCCTAGAGGTCCGGGGCTACTACGAGAACGCCTACGACTACAATGGAGTGAAGCTGGGCTCTGCTGGTGGTTACCAGCAGCAAGCCTACGGTGTAGGGGCCACCCTTAAGCTCTTCCGCGGCTTCGCCCTGAACCCCTACTGGAACCAGCTCTTCTTCAGCAACACGGCTGAAGGGGATACCCGTGGTTCTGCTAGCCTTGGCATTGTTAACTACAACTACAGCGACTACTTCTACAACGGTCAGGACAGCCGCTACGACTACTTCTACAACGGTCAGGACAGCCGCTACTCCTCCAGCCTTGGCGTGAAGTTCATCCACGACGCCAAGGCAGAAAGCGCCCTGATCCCCGGGCTTGACCTCACCTTGGGCTACCAGGTCTTCGCTGATTCCAGCGGGGATTACAGCCTGCGTGACCTCCTGGCCTACGCTGCCTACAGCTTCAAGCTCGGCCCCTTGAGCCTTAGCCCCTATGTCCGTTACCATGCGTTCACCGATACCAACCCGGGTGGGCCCCCTCTCTACAGCGATCCCCTGACTCTTGCTGCTGGTCGCACCACCTACGACTACACCACCCTCAAGTACGGGATTAAGGTGGCCACGGATCCCCTGGGCATCCCCTTGAAGCCCAGCCTGGAAGGGGTCTACGCCGCCCGCTCCACGGATATCACCCGTGGCTCCACCAGCGATGCCCAGGAGACCTACTGGCGCGTGGGCCTCACCCTGAACGAGTTCCTGGTGCCTGGCGCCAGCGTCAAGGTGGGCTACGCCTCCTACCGCGGGCAGAACGTGGTGGACCCCGCTGGCTCCTTCCTCACCCGGGGCTACGGCGACTTCTCCCTGAGCGCCACCACCGACCACCTCTTCACCTACCCTGGCGAGGTCCAGTTCCCCTGGAACCTCACCACCGGAGCGGGGACCGGGTCTGGCGGCGTGGACGGGATCTACGTGGAGGCCAAGTACTACGGCTTCACCGTGGCCTACCTGGACGCTGTCCTCCTGGACGGGGCGGACAACGTCCAGTCCTACGGCCGGGCCTTCAAGGTCACCTACAACGTCAACTTCTAG
- the glmS gene encoding glutamine--fructose-6-phosphate transaminase (isomerizing): MCGIVGYVGFRNATDVLLDGLRRLEYRGYDSAGIAVRTPEGLKVVKRSGKLSALAEAVGKTPLQGALGIGHTRWATHGAPTDPNAHPHTTEDGRIALIHNGIFENYLELKEALKARGHRFQSETDTEVLAHLLEETYQGDLLKALREALKSVRGAYAVVVAHEDHEEIVAARTVSPLVVGLGEGENFLASDVPALLPYTRRVIFLHDGDVVRLTREEVEITDLEGRPVQREAVEVDWTLEAAEKGGFPHYMLKEIYEQPWVLENTLGGRLREEEGTVELGLALDPREVDRVHVIACGTASYAGLYGKYLLETLARLPTEWDVASEYRYRDPVVDSRTLALAISQSGETIDTLEGLREAKRKGARSLGVINAKGSTLTREVEDVLYIHAGPEIGVASTKAYTAMLAAMALLAVWFGRARGALAPEEAQGLLREMRRLPRLVEEVLEKRPLVAHVAEKYHQARDFLFLGRHVQAPTAYEGALKLKEISYIHAEAYPAGEMKHGPIALIDERLPVVVLATRGPLYEKTLSNIQEVRARGGKVIAIATEGDEEIPRLAQDVIYVPEVHPLLAPIVSVVPLQLLAYEIAVLLGRDVDQPRNLAKSVTVE; encoded by the coding sequence ATGTGCGGGATCGTAGGCTACGTAGGGTTTAGGAACGCGACGGACGTGCTTTTGGACGGGCTTCGGCGCCTGGAGTACAGGGGGTACGACTCCGCCGGCATCGCGGTGCGGACCCCGGAGGGCCTCAAGGTGGTGAAGCGCTCGGGGAAGCTCTCCGCCCTGGCGGAGGCCGTGGGGAAGACGCCCCTCCAGGGGGCCTTGGGCATCGGCCACACCCGCTGGGCCACCCACGGGGCCCCCACGGACCCCAACGCCCACCCCCACACCACGGAGGACGGGAGGATCGCCCTCATCCACAACGGCATCTTTGAGAACTACCTGGAGCTCAAGGAGGCCCTAAAGGCCCGGGGGCACCGCTTCCAGTCGGAGACGGACACCGAGGTCCTCGCCCACCTCCTGGAGGAAACCTACCAAGGCGACCTCCTTAAGGCCCTACGGGAAGCCCTCAAGTCGGTGCGCGGGGCCTACGCCGTGGTGGTGGCCCACGAGGACCACGAGGAGATCGTGGCCGCGAGGACGGTGAGCCCCTTGGTGGTGGGCCTGGGAGAAGGGGAGAACTTCCTGGCCTCCGACGTGCCCGCCCTCCTCCCCTACACCCGCCGGGTCATCTTCCTGCACGACGGGGACGTGGTGCGCCTCACCCGGGAGGAGGTGGAGATCACCGACCTGGAGGGCAGGCCGGTCCAGAGGGAGGCGGTGGAGGTGGACTGGACCCTGGAGGCCGCCGAGAAGGGAGGCTTCCCCCACTACATGCTGAAGGAGATCTACGAGCAGCCCTGGGTCCTGGAGAACACCTTGGGCGGGCGCTTGAGGGAGGAAGAGGGGACCGTGGAGCTCGGCCTCGCCCTGGACCCGCGGGAGGTGGACCGGGTCCATGTCATCGCCTGTGGAACGGCGAGCTACGCCGGGCTTTACGGGAAGTACCTCCTGGAGACCCTGGCCCGCCTCCCCACCGAGTGGGACGTGGCCAGCGAGTACCGCTACCGCGACCCCGTGGTGGACTCGAGGACCCTCGCCCTCGCCATCAGCCAGTCGGGGGAAACCATAGACACCCTGGAGGGCCTGAGGGAGGCCAAGCGCAAGGGGGCCCGCTCCCTTGGGGTCATCAACGCCAAGGGGAGCACCCTGACGCGGGAGGTGGAGGACGTCCTCTACATCCACGCCGGGCCGGAGATCGGGGTGGCCTCCACCAAGGCCTACACGGCCATGCTCGCGGCCATGGCCCTCCTCGCCGTCTGGTTCGGCCGGGCCCGGGGCGCCCTTGCCCCCGAGGAGGCCCAAGGCCTCCTCCGGGAGATGCGCCGCCTCCCCAGGCTCGTGGAGGAGGTCTTGGAGAAAAGGCCCCTCGTGGCCCACGTGGCCGAGAAGTACCACCAGGCCCGGGACTTCCTCTTCCTGGGGCGGCACGTCCAGGCCCCCACCGCCTACGAAGGGGCGCTGAAGCTCAAGGAGATCAGCTACATCCACGCCGAGGCCTACCCCGCCGGGGAGATGAAGCACGGGCCCATCGCCCTCATTGACGAGCGCCTGCCCGTGGTGGTCCTGGCCACCCGGGGCCCGCTTTACGAGAAGACCCTTTCCAACATCCAGGAGGTGCGGGCCCGGGGAGGGAAGGTGATCGCCATCGCCACCGAGGGGGACGAGGAGATCCCGAGGCTCGCCCAGGACGTGATCTACGTCCCCGAGGTCCACCCCCTCCTCGCCCCCATCGTGAGCGTGGTCCCCCTCCAGCTCCTCGCCTACGAGATCGCCGTGCTCCTGGGGCGGGACGTGGACCAGCCCCGCAACCTGGCCAAGAGCGTGACCGTGGAGTGA
- a CDS encoding FAD-dependent oxidoreductase encodes MTAYPVLIVGAGFSGAEAAFWLAQRGVRVGLLTQSLDAVMMPFLPPKPPFPPGSLLERAYDPEDPRVWAFHARAKYLLEGLKPLHLFQATATGLLLEGNRVVGVRTWEGPPARAERVVLAVGSFLGARLFLGEVVEEAGRLSEASYPDLQEDLEALGFRFVEREGEVPETPSTPGYRVRYLAFHPEEWEEETFRLKRLEGLYAVGLCVREGDYARMSEEGKRLAEHLLHELG; translated from the coding sequence ATGACGGCGTACCCAGTCCTCATCGTGGGCGCGGGGTTCTCCGGGGCCGAGGCCGCCTTTTGGCTCGCGCAAAGGGGGGTGCGGGTGGGCCTCCTCACCCAGAGCCTGGACGCGGTGATGATGCCCTTCCTGCCCCCCAAACCCCCCTTTCCCCCGGGAAGCCTCCTGGAACGGGCCTACGACCCCGAGGACCCAAGGGTCTGGGCCTTCCACGCCCGGGCCAAGTACCTCCTAGAAGGCCTCAAACCCCTTCACCTCTTCCAGGCCACGGCCACGGGGCTTCTCCTGGAGGGCAACCGGGTGGTGGGGGTCAGGACCTGGGAGGGCCCCCCGGCCCGGGCGGAAAGGGTGGTGCTCGCGGTGGGGAGCTTCCTCGGGGCGAGGCTTTTCCTGGGGGAGGTGGTGGAGGAGGCGGGCCGGCTTTCCGAGGCGAGCTACCCCGACCTCCAGGAGGACCTCGAGGCCCTGGGCTTCCGCTTCGTGGAGCGGGAGGGGGAGGTGCCGGAAACCCCCTCCACCCCGGGCTACCGGGTGCGCTACCTGGCCTTCCACCCCGAGGAGTGGGAGGAAGAGACCTTCCGCCTCAAGCGCCTGGAGGGGCTTTACGCCGTGGGCCTATGCGTCCGGGAGGGGGACTACGCCCGCATGAGCGAGGAGGGGAAGCGCCTGGCGGAGCACCTTCTCCATGAGCTTGGGTAG
- the mutY gene encoding A/G-specific adenine glycosylase MutY, translating into MEAWQKALLAWYRENARPLPWRGEKDPYRVLVSEVLLQQTRVEQAVPYYRRFLERFPTLKALAAASLEEVLRVWQGAGYYRRAEHLHRLARSVEALPPSFAELRKLPGLGPYTAAAVASIAFGERVAAVDGNVRRVLSRLFARESPKEKELFALAQGLLPEGVDPGVWNQALMELGATVCLPKRPRCGACPLGAFCRGKEAPGRYPAPRKRRAKEERLTALVLLGRKGVHLERLEGRFQGLYGVPLFPPEELPGREAAFGVRSFPLGEVRHALTHRRLLVEVRGALWEGEGEDPWKRPLPKLMEKVLRQALPLLAHAGVVPLPDA; encoded by the coding sequence GTGGAGGCCTGGCAGAAAGCCCTCCTCGCCTGGTACCGAGAAAACGCCCGCCCCCTCCCTTGGCGGGGGGAGAAGGACCCTTACCGCGTCCTGGTCTCCGAGGTCCTCCTGCAGCAGACCCGGGTGGAGCAGGCCGTTCCCTACTACCGCCGCTTCCTGGAGCGCTTTCCCACCCTGAAGGCCCTGGCCGCGGCCTCCCTGGAAGAGGTCCTTAGGGTCTGGCAGGGGGCGGGCTACTACCGGCGGGCGGAACACCTCCACCGCCTGGCCCGAAGCGTGGAGGCGCTTCCCCCGAGCTTCGCCGAGCTGCGGAAGCTCCCCGGCCTCGGGCCCTACACCGCGGCGGCGGTGGCCTCCATCGCCTTCGGGGAGCGGGTGGCGGCGGTGGACGGGAACGTCCGGAGGGTCCTCTCCCGCCTCTTCGCCCGGGAAAGCCCCAAGGAGAAGGAGCTTTTCGCCCTCGCCCAGGGCCTCCTTCCCGAGGGCGTGGACCCGGGGGTGTGGAACCAGGCCCTCATGGAGCTCGGGGCCACGGTCTGCCTGCCGAAAAGGCCCCGTTGCGGGGCCTGCCCCTTGGGGGCCTTCTGCCGGGGGAAGGAGGCCCCAGGGCGCTACCCCGCGCCCAGGAAGCGCCGGGCGAAGGAGGAGCGCCTCACCGCCCTCGTCCTCCTCGGGCGGAAGGGGGTGCACCTGGAGAGGCTTGAGGGGCGCTTCCAGGGCCTCTACGGCGTCCCCCTCTTCCCCCCTGAGGAGCTTCCCGGGCGGGAGGCGGCCTTCGGGGTGCGCTCCTTTCCCCTGGGCGAGGTGCGCCACGCCCTCACCCACCGGAGGCTTCTCGTGGAGGTGCGGGGGGCCCTTTGGGAGGGAGAGGGGGAGGACCCCTGGAAAAGGCCCCTACCCAAGCTCATGGAGAAGGTGCTCCGCCAGGCGCTTCCCCTCCTCGCTCATGCGGGCGTAGTCCCCCTCCCGGACGCATAG
- a CDS encoding CoA-binding protein, translated as MEDLELKRLLQQAKTIAVLGAHKDPSRPAHYVPRYLREQGYRVLPVNPRFQGEELFGEEAVASLLDLKEPVDILDVFRPPSALMDHLPEVLALRPGLVWLQLGIRHPEFEKALKEAGIPVVADRCLMVEHKRLFRGPLPL; from the coding sequence ATGGAGGATCTAGAGCTCAAGCGCCTCTTGCAGCAGGCCAAGACCATCGCCGTCCTCGGGGCCCACAAGGACCCTTCCCGCCCCGCCCACTACGTGCCCAGATACCTTCGGGAACAGGGCTACCGCGTCCTCCCCGTGAACCCTAGGTTCCAGGGGGAGGAGCTTTTCGGGGAGGAGGCGGTGGCGAGCCTCTTGGACCTGAAGGAGCCCGTGGACATCCTGGACGTCTTCCGTCCCCCTTCCGCCCTCATGGACCACCTTCCGGAGGTCCTTGCCCTGAGGCCCGGCCTGGTCTGGCTCCAGCTCGGGATCCGCCACCCGGAGTTTGAAAAGGCCCTGAAGGAGGCGGGCATCCCCGTGGTGGCCGACCGCTGCCTCATGGTGGAGCACAAGCGCCTCTTCCGGGGGCCCCTTCCCCTCTAG
- a CDS encoding nuclease-related domain-containing protein, with the protein MARKVGSAGKTLARRLGRIALVLLGFGFAIWLLVKLLAPWMGALALPLAFLAVVRLLQDKEVEREVVAKARGYLGEARVGRVLEALPSPWRVFHDVDLGGENADHVVVGPAGVFNVEVKNYTGPIRATPQGLWVRGERRDDLVRQAWRQAHKLRELLGVEVEPLLVFVGGRLEGRRVGRLPVLPPEEVGPYLRGLPLRLSFTEAQRVSKLLEGRVR; encoded by the coding sequence ATGGCGCGCAAGGTGGGAAGCGCGGGGAAGACCCTCGCCCGAAGGCTGGGACGAATCGCCCTGGTGCTCTTGGGTTTCGGCTTCGCCATCTGGCTCCTCGTCAAGCTCCTCGCCCCCTGGATGGGGGCCCTGGCCCTTCCCCTGGCCTTCTTGGCCGTGGTGCGCCTGCTTCAGGACAAGGAGGTGGAGCGCGAGGTGGTGGCGAAGGCGCGGGGCTACCTGGGGGAGGCCCGGGTGGGCCGGGTCCTCGAGGCGCTCCCCTCCCCTTGGCGGGTCTTCCACGACGTGGACTTGGGCGGGGAGAACGCCGACCACGTGGTGGTGGGTCCCGCCGGCGTCTTCAACGTGGAGGTGAAAAACTACACGGGCCCCATCCGGGCCACGCCCCAGGGGCTTTGGGTCCGGGGGGAGCGCCGGGACGATCTGGTGCGCCAGGCCTGGCGCCAGGCCCACAAGCTTCGGGAGCTTTTGGGGGTGGAGGTGGAGCCCCTTTTGGTCTTCGTGGGCGGGCGCCTGGAGGGGCGCCGGGTGGGGCGGCTTCCCGTGCTGCCACCGGAGGAGGTGGGGCCCTACCTCAGGGGCCTCCCCCTGCGCCTGAGCTTTACCGAGGCCCAGCGGGTGTCCAAGCTCTTGGAAGGGAGGGTGCGCTGA
- a CDS encoding NAD+ synthase, with amino-acid sequence MRIVEAPKLHETLELNWPLVADFLTRFIREELSWRGYEKAIVAVSGGVDSATTLALAVRALGAERVHALFLPHRESSPTSREHAHLVAETFGVALEEVDITPMVEGYAALTPDLTPHRKGNVMARARMIVLFDKSEAYKALPLGTGNKTERLFGYYTWHGDDTPPVNPLGDLYKTQVWRLAEYLGVPEEVVRKPPTADLIPGQTDEADLGVRYLRADVILEHYLKGYSDRYILGLGFTEEELRRVKERVNRTHWKRALPTVALLSSTGIGEFYLRPLDYRP; translated from the coding sequence ATGCGGATCGTTGAAGCCCCCAAGCTTCACGAGACCCTGGAGCTCAACTGGCCCCTGGTGGCGGACTTCCTCACCCGTTTTATCCGGGAGGAACTTTCCTGGCGGGGCTACGAGAAGGCCATCGTGGCCGTCTCCGGTGGGGTGGACTCGGCCACCACCCTGGCCCTGGCGGTGCGGGCCCTGGGGGCGGAAAGGGTCCACGCCCTCTTCCTGCCCCACCGGGAGAGTAGCCCCACCTCCCGGGAGCACGCCCACCTGGTGGCCGAAACCTTCGGCGTGGCCCTGGAGGAGGTGGACATCACCCCCATGGTGGAGGGCTACGCCGCCCTCACCCCGGACCTCACCCCCCACCGCAAGGGAAACGTCATGGCCCGGGCGCGGATGATCGTCCTCTTTGACAAGTCCGAGGCCTACAAGGCCCTCCCCCTGGGCACGGGGAACAAGACGGAAAGGCTTTTCGGCTACTACACCTGGCACGGGGACGACACGCCCCCCGTGAACCCCCTGGGGGACCTCTACAAGACCCAGGTCTGGCGGCTCGCCGAGTACCTCGGCGTGCCGGAGGAGGTGGTGAGGAAGCCCCCCACCGCCGACCTCATCCCCGGGCAGACGGACGAGGCCGATTTGGGGGTGCGCTACCTCCGGGCCGACGTGATCCTGGAGCACTACCTGAAGGGCTACTCCGACCGGTACATCCTGGGCCTGGGCTTCACTGAGGAGGAGCTTAGGCGGGTGAAGGAACGGGTGAACCGCACCCACTGGAAAAGGGCCCTGCCCACGGTGGCCCTCCTTTCCTCCACTGGCATTGGGGAGTTCTACCTGAGGCCCTTGGACTACCGCCCTTAG
- a CDS encoding nitrilase-related carbon-nitrogen hydrolase: protein MEEVRHAILQFRPEKSRIGESLARLRAHLEALRPHAPQVVVLPEAALTGYFLQGGVRELALTRHELLELLVGVYEEVGWEGVLDVVVGFYERDEGAYYNSAAYLELPHRVVHVHRKVFLPTYGVFDEERYLARGSRVEAFATRFGKAALLICEDFWHSITATLAALDGAEVIYVPAASPARGFQGGYPENVARWRTLAQAVAAEHGLYVVVASLVGFEGGKGMSGGSLVVGPDGRVLAEAPLFEEAALLFALDRGRIAPVRYESPLLSDLEAGLPLLLSDLQRVLGRRDADR, encoded by the coding sequence ATGGAAGAGGTGCGCCACGCCATCCTCCAGTTCCGCCCCGAGAAGAGCCGGATTGGGGAGAGCCTGGCCCGGCTTAGGGCCCACCTCGAGGCCCTCCGCCCCCACGCCCCCCAGGTGGTGGTCCTGCCCGAGGCCGCCCTCACCGGCTACTTCCTCCAGGGAGGGGTAAGGGAGCTCGCCCTCACCCGCCACGAGCTTTTGGAGCTCCTGGTGGGCGTGTACGAGGAGGTGGGGTGGGAAGGGGTTTTGGACGTGGTGGTGGGCTTCTACGAGCGGGACGAAGGGGCCTACTACAACAGCGCCGCCTACCTGGAGCTTCCCCACCGCGTGGTCCACGTCCACCGCAAGGTCTTCCTCCCCACCTACGGGGTCTTTGACGAGGAGCGCTACCTGGCCCGGGGAAGCCGGGTGGAGGCCTTCGCCACCCGGTTCGGGAAGGCGGCCCTTCTCATCTGCGAGGACTTCTGGCACTCCATCACCGCCACCCTCGCCGCCCTGGACGGGGCCGAGGTGATCTACGTGCCCGCGGCGAGCCCGGCCCGGGGCTTCCAGGGGGGGTATCCCGAGAACGTGGCCCGCTGGCGCACCCTCGCCCAGGCGGTGGCGGCGGAGCACGGGCTATATGTGGTGGTGGCCAGCCTGGTGGGGTTTGAGGGGGGGAAGGGGATGAGCGGGGGAAGCCTGGTGGTGGGGCCGGACGGGCGGGTCCTGGCCGAGGCCCCCCTCTTTGAGGAGGCGGCCCTTCTCTTCGCCTTGGACCGGGGGCGCATCGCTCCGGTGCGCTACGAGAGCCCTCTTCTCTCCGACCTCGAGGCGGGCCTGCCCCTGCTTCTTTCCGACCTGCAGAGGGTCTTAGGGAGGCGGGATGCGGATCGTTGA